Genomic DNA from Pygocentrus nattereri isolate fPygNat1 chromosome 11, fPygNat1.pri, whole genome shotgun sequence:
CTCAGCATGTACATGCAGCGGTTCTCCTCGCGCAGCGAGCGGTTCAGCAGGATGGAGGCGAACACGGACGCGTTGAGGAAGACGATGGCCGTGGCCAGCAGGACGCTGAAGAGGAGGAAAAGCACGTTCTCGAGGCTCGTGAGGGGCAGCACGGGCCCGAGGCCCATGCTCCTGAAGGGGGTTGAGTTAGTCAGTTTGGCGGGAACAGGAGAGAAGCCATGAGGCAGGATGGGCCGTACAGTCAGGAGTGGCAGTGCAGTGAGGCGATGGCTGGGTGGTACTTTTAAAAAGGCAGTATGGTCTCTCCAGACTGTCCGGGACCCTCGTGTCTGACTGTCAAAACATCTTTGTGGCCCACTGGGGACACACAGCCCTCGTGTTTTTGTGGCATAGGCCTGGCTGTGTATTTTTAGCCAAGCACCTCATGAACCTCACTTCTCATTCCCTATCACGCTCATGTCTGTACTCATATCTGCTCCAAAATGTTAGTTGAAGAAGCTGTCGAAGGACTGAGATCTTAGTGTCACTGATGAGGAAACTGGCTAAATGCAACCCACACTACTCTATCTCATTCAATCGAGGTTCAAGAGGCTTGATTGTCATTTCATCAgcatacaagtacacagtgaaacaaACCTATATTCCTCCAGGACCTgcaacacaggaacacaagtgcaaaacaatacaatatacacagtgGAGACAGTACAGAGCAATAAttgcgaaaaaaaaaaaaaaaacaatcttacaataaaaatacagaaacagaaaacaggcaGTCCATGGTACTGAGAATATGTGGAGTTGTGCAAAGGAGAATGCAAcataaaaatattgaaatattagcAGATAGCCCAGCACATATGaacatagcagttactgaggtagaagcCAGAACAGCAAAGGCATACAGTATTTGATtgttaaataagtaaaatgtgcaaaaaatgcATAAAGTCAGATCTACATTTATATCAGTGATGTGTTTCAGATGTGTTGCAATAATTAGatttaaataaagtgtcacAGACATAATCTTAGTCTACAGCGTTACAGACATAATCTTAGTCTATAGTGTCACAGACATTACCTTAGTTTATAGTGTCACAGACATAATCTTAGTCTACAGCGTTACAGACATAATCTTAGTCTATAGTGTCACAGACATTACCTTAGTTTATAGTGTCACAGACATAATCTTAGTCTATAGTGTTACAGACATAATCTTAGTCTACAGTGTCACAGACATTACCTTAGTCTATAGTGTTACAGAAATAATCTTAGTCTATAGTGTTACAGACATAATCTTAGTCTACAGTGTCACAGACATTACCTTAGTCTATAGTGTCATCGGACATAATCTTAGTCTATAGTGTCATGGGACATAATCTTAGTCTATAGTGTTACAGACATAATCTTAGTCTATAGTGTCACAGACATAATCTTAGTCTATTGTGCAACAGACATAATCTTAGTATAGTGTTACAGACATAATCTTAGTCTATAGTGTCACAGACATTACCTTAGTCTATAGTGTCACAGACATAATCTTAGTCTATAGTGTTACAGACATAATCTTAGTCTATAGTGCCACAATCAATCTTAGTCTATAGTGTCACAGACATAATCTTAGTCTATAGTGTCATGGGACATAATCTTAGTCTATAGTGTTACAGAGATAATCTTAGTCTATAGTGCCACAGACATAAACTTCGTCTATAGTGTTACAGACATAATCTTAGTCTATTGTGCCACAAACATAATCTTAGTAGTGTTACAGACATAATTTTAAGTCTATAGTATCACAGACATAATCATAGTCTATAGTGTTACCGACATAATCTTAGTCTATAGTGTTACAGACATAATCTTAGCCTATAGTGTTACACATTCATTATACGTTAAATAACAtttatgtttctatatagagtcCTTTTTGGAAAGCCTGGTGTACACACAtttttggtgtgaaagtagaggaggcaatggatagggcaagatggaggcagatgatccgctgtggcgacctctaaagggagcagccgaaagaagaagaaggtgtACACACCCTTAAAAAGACAGTTCTTTTGTAAATggaatggctctatttagaaacctgagttctatgcagaaccatttagatgcctaaatggttctttgcagggtgacacggttcatcagattgatggaaaattgttgtatatggttctatgtagtttTTCTGTTACAAGATTGACATTGTTACATTGGCAGAACCCCTTTTGTTGGTacttagaaccatatacaatacattctccatcaatatgaagaacaatgtcaccatgcaaagaaccatttaagattCTATTGTCATTCTCCAGACTATGTTAATGCTTGGAGGTGGCTTTAGCACCAGTTCACTACAAACAGTGCTTTGGGTCTGCAGGCCTAAATCCTTTGTATGCTGCATAGAGCCACTGTAGCtattttatttcacaaagcCAATTAATTTAAAGCCGAATTTACTACACTCTTTGACatgctcttcaagggttctttagtaaagaaaatgggatctttgcatcatgaaatacaaccccaattccaatgaagttgggatgttgtgtaaaacataaataaaaacagaatacgatgatttgcaaatccttttcaacccatattcaattaaataaactacaaagacaagatatttaatgttcaaatggataaactttattgttttttgcaaatattcactcattttgaatttgatgcctgcaacatgttccaaagaagttgggacaggggcatgtttaccactgtgttacatcacttttccttttaacaacactcagtaagcgtttgggaactgagggcactaattgttgaaactttctaggtggaattctttcccattcttacttgatgtacaacttcagttgctcaacagtccggggtctccgttgtcgtattttgtgcttcttaATGGgccaaacattttcaatgggagacaggtctggactgcaggaaggccagtctagtacccgcactcttttacaatgaagccacgctgttgtaacgtgcagaatgtggcttggcattgtcttgctgaaataagcagcacgtccctgaaaaagacattgctatTTGGAGTTCAACAGTTTAGTGTTGGCCTGGAATACCAACAGAGATCCAGACACATGAGGAAATACAGATTCAGAATGAGAATCAAATCACACATTCAAGGTGATATGACATGGTTAACTGCGTCGCTCTTGGGGATACTCCAAAAACTATGTTGGCATAATGAAACCGCAGAGGCAAAGCAAAGACAGTGAGGCAGGAGGGCCCATCATAGAGCCCCTCATAGATACTGTATTTGTACACCCATGACACACAGAAAGATCCAggttcttaaaggggaattccaccaggtTTTCAAACCTCCATAATTCTGTGGTTAATTTGTAAAcagtcagtcagaggggttttgtgtgaaatgctctgttttacagaaatttacagagtcggaactgttcacaatggtgatgataggaaccagacgtctgaagagttagATGCCTCTACAATCAGGTACCGCCTGATGCCTGAcgcattgttttacaatagttttgagatgtgatgtattttttttttcagatttagcactaattatcaacattacataaatatCTCAGAAAACGTGTATAATCACTGGAAGAtttgtacagtaaataaaatggcaatattgGTGTTCGCAAGGCctagttcctgtcaccaccacggtaaagtaagtttctctacaattcaGCATGGTTATTGCTTTCAGCTGGATCCTTCACAGCCTGCTCTGTTcattatttatactttttaaatgtttaatgggttaagtgatacttttttgatcccacaaccggggaaattccacctaagcatttaacccatccgtgaagtgaaacaccacatacacactagtgaaaacacactagggggcagtgagcacacttgcccgaagcggtgggcagccctatccacagtgcccagggagcagttgggggttagatgtcttgctcaaggacacctcagtcatggattgtcagccctggggatcgaaccggcaaccttccggtcacagggccagatccctaacctccagcccacgacttctccactattattatatatatgcCATATcgctatataaaaccatagaactacttcatgcttaaatatagaatgtgtttttgttctatgtaatatagaactatataataagttctatatagcacctgctacttttacaagcttgacattgtagcagtagcagaacccttatTGTTGCTCTACCTTGTACAACACGTCCTCCATCAGTTAACCTCAtcatgcaaagagccctttaagcaagcaagcaagcaagcaaaatttatttatatagcgctttttacaacaggtgttgtcacaaagcagctttacagaacaatcagtattacagagagaagagaaaagaagaaagaaaatctggatccgagcccccatgagcaagccagcggcgacggtggcaaggaaaaactccctaaaagaggaagaaaccttgagaggaaccaagactcagaaggggaacccatcctcctatggccgacaccggatagcaaacattattagtatgaagtattatagtaaagtgggaaaagaaagatctgagggtgaggactgcacagcgctgtacagcaagaagctcagtggtggtcaaaccggtccagaaggctggtgagcagcggcaccaatcaaggcagtagaggcaacagcatcagatgcacaggatgggcagctgatcagctcggcagagaaaggaaagaaaaaaacagagttagtactgtaaagagtggctgaccacagattacagtaaaacagagcagtgtagactccagcaggtctggacctgacagggaagactagtcaccaaatgcttgactgtacaaatacgtttttagcctagacttaaagattgaggctgtgtctgattcccgaacattagcaggaagattattccagagctggggggctttgtatgagaaagctctcccccctgatgtaactttattaattctaggtaccagtagtaagccagcaccttgtgatctaagtaggcgtatTTCTGTAAGGGGGCATTCTGGTTTTGCACTGGGGCCCTGCCGACCCTAGTGACGTCACTGGCGCTTGGAGTGTGAAAACAGAGGCAGCAGCTTTAATTAAGTACCTGAGTTACTGAAGACTAATCGGTCTACTGTGGGTGAACTAACAGGGCGCTCATCGCGCTCTCCTGAGGCTCTCTCTCGGGCTGACCTATCGACCTATCGTGCGTGCCCACAGCATATATAAGCAGGGACCCCCGGATCCTCCTGCACGCGCAGCCGAGAGCCCTGATCACGTCATGTCTCTCAACTCCAGCACCGTCCCGCTGTCGGTCGACTTCTCGAGCCCGGGCGACTACTTCATCTTCCTCTACCACATCGTGTTCGCCACGTGCTCGACGCTGCTCGCGGGCTCCGTGGTTCTCGGCATTCTGAGCACGAGGTCGCTGCGCGCGCAGAACCGCTTCATCTTCATGCTGAACACAAGCGCGAGTGACACGCTGACGGGCCTGTCCGTCTACTACCTGGGCCTGTTCGACGTGCAGGAGGGCTACCCGTCGCGCAACGGCACCTACTACATCCTGCCCTCCTTCATGGGCGTCAACGTCATGACGTTCCTCTTCGCGCAGTTCGACCGTTACCTGGCCGTGTGCCACCCGTTCTTCTACACGCGCTTCATCACGCGCGGCTTCGTCATCGCGTGCTGCGCCTTCAGCTGGTTCTACACCTACCTGATCCTCGCCGTCCAGAACCTGCTGCCCGTCGCGCAGGCCGTCAAGATGAGCGCCTTCGGCATCATGACGCTGCAGGTCATCGTGGTCTTCAAGGTGCTCATGACCATCAAGTTGTACTTCATAGCCAAACACCAGCTGGCGCGCGAGCTGCCCAGCCCCGAGCGGGACAGCAAGAAGGAGTCGCTGCGCATCATCGTCTTCGTGGTCATCTGCTTCCTCCTGCTGTGGGGGCCCTCCTTCGTCAACATCATGGTCAGGTACCTGAGCAGCGGCGGCCTGCGCTTCAGGAACGAGGCCACCAACGCCTTCGCCATCATGGCGCGCTTCAACGCGCTCAGCACGCCCGCGCTCTACATCTGGGGCAGCCCGGCCCTGCGCAGCGCCGTGTGGGCCAGAGTGTGGAGGAGCGGCTGCCGGACAAGGACGACAGACAGGTCCGAGCACCGGACACAGCGCTTTCCCTGCACTCACGTTTCAGCTCATGGAGAGCTGAGCTGATTTAGATGGGCACGGTtaaaagggcaattccaccgaTTTAGAAAACTACAGAATTCAgggtttgagatgtaaacaaagtcagagtggtttggtgtgaaatggttaatttgtagagaaactgactctgatttcttttcagtggtggtgatgggaaccattGGTCACGATGTCTATGACACAAATAGCCAAAACGGCCAGTGAACATACAAGGGTCACCCGAGtttatgttgatgatggtaaaatcgtGGTAAATACAAGTTTGCTATGTGGCCTATTTGGCCTTACAACACAtgcacctctccaccatgaaacACTTCTTTACAGTGTGTTTTGGGCAAAAACCTTGTCTCAAAACTATTTTGTAAATCAGTATTTCAGGCAACAGCCAGCGCATTCGTGATCTCTTCAGCTTACAGCTTTCTGTAAGGTAGTTTttatagaggcattaaactcttcagatgtctggatcTTATTAATGTCATTATGAAGAGTTCTAACTCTGTACGTTTTCTCTGGAATGGAGGATTCCCAACTGCTCTGAATGTCTGcatcttaatgattgaattatacatgatttttaaaaagttaatggATTTTCCGTTTAAATAGGGAGGAAAACTTCAaaacagtgtttctcagctccGATCCCATGAAACCTCTAGTTTtcagcactgaaaaaagtgcTTTTGATATGCTtgtatacttttaatgtagtgAACCCACCttgtacagagaaaaaaacacaactgtcACTTGTGAGTCTTCATGGTTTTCAGATGCTTCACACATTACTTTTTCCACATGTGgatttttcatgttatttttatttataattttctaatttgtttacattttccagTGTAATTTCATAAAGTTGTTTGATCACATTATTCACATTGTTATATATGATCACAATCACATTATGCCACATTCTTCCaggtaaatgtgtttttcagacACATGTGTAATGCATGTGATGCTTTTGTAAGGTTAGTGTATGATGAAACTGAAAAAGTCATACTCAAGTCAAATAGTATTTGAAGATTAGcatttgaaaatatatgaaaatataagtTTTCTGTGGGGAGTGTTTAGCCCAACACTCTGTATGTACCTGTCTGCCAGTGATAGCTTAAAAAGATATTAAGTGTAAATTAAGTGAAAGACagaactgtgttgatgtaatagatttttttttcatatggaAATGAAGTGCATATTATTAGTAAGGGTCATTTTTCAgggctctaacacacctgactgAGCTGAAAGAAAGGAGTACTAAATAACTAGAGAGATGATTCATTTGTGTTTGAGCATGAAAACCATTAAATGATGCTAATGCAGAGTGGGCTCACTGTGCTAAAGTATACCCCAACTGAAGATGTCGCTGCATTAAAACACTTACTGTAGCCTCATGAAATGCTGGATATAAGCTGTTGAGTTTAGTGAGATGTattaaagcaggaaaaacactgaactgtGCATTGCAGAGGGACTCCAGGACCAGGCTGGGAAAACGCTGCACTGGATTGTTCATATACTGCAGGGATGCACAACTTCAGTCCTATAAATCAGGGGTCCGGCGTAGTCGGGTGATTTACCtacttaaaaacacaaatccGCACTTCTGTTAATTCCCAGGTTTAGTGTATTTGAGtagggaaacctccaaactgtgctggactcctCCTGCCCTTCAGGTCCAGAGTTGTGCATCCCTGCTATACTGTGTTGGTTGCTCACACTTGCATGCATGCGGCTGCTGCTCAGTGTTTCCAAACTGAAATCATGGAGCATTTGTTTATAGCTGATAATCAAGTTCTTCATCAGCCAAAACTCTGCAGTGTTGCCTAGTCAGATTTCCGTGTTGTGGTAAAGCTGCTGTTTGAGTAGTATTATATTGTGTGCTTTCAGTAATggctttttctcttttgtctcaGAATGTTCTCCAGCCATGTGAAACCGATGAAGGAAGCAGTTTTAAGCGTCTCTCAGAGCTCAAAGGATGCATGAGGCTTCTGAAGTGGGCTCAGAGCTCTACTGTTTTGCCTTAAAGATGGTTAAACTGTCAAGTTCATAAACATTTTAGTCTGTAACAAATGAAATTCTCTATGAGaatcacacaaaacacacaaaacacataaaTGTCACAGTGTCAGTGTGCCGATGGAATGAGGTTTTATACATTTGCTAAATGCATCCACTACTGAGTGGATTGTAATTTACACTGATGTTTACAGATTTGAAAAAGGCTATGAACAAGGATGTAAGCCCTTAGGAGTGCTGAAGCAGCAGCTGTGAGTATTTCTTTAATAGCAAGTGAATCCTATGGAAAAGAGGCTGGTGATAAATTATGAGACCTTggttttaaatataatattagcACTTGTTTTGTTCACTTGTTTAACATGATAGATATTTTTCACagtaagttttttttatgaGCTGCAAAGTTAAAAGTCATTAGTGCCTGTCCCTTTTGGgcaccattttattttaaattatctGATTAACCAAGAAATCCGGTTTTCTAACCCCTCCTTACGTTTATTTTACGAAAGCACATGTTCATTTACACCTGACGCTGGTTAAACACAGTTATTGAGCAACACAACATTCATGTGTTTATTCCAACATGTAGTACCTGTGATAATGACaggttaaagggcccatataatggaaaatggatgtatgtaaacattgtaaaatgtctATCAAACACTGTTAAAATTGCTTTGAAACGTATTGTTAGCGGGCCCAGTTCATACAGACCATTTGTAGAAACAAAGttaaaaaacagccagtttttaTTACACCTATTCAGCCCATAGAAgcttagtcccacccattcatgttAAAGTTATGAGTGTTTTAGCTCAGACTGCTTCTTGAACAAAACACCATATGggacagccaatcacaacagagctcatatacatatatcactcctaaaggcacagaaacaaaaacagccagtttaaatctaagggatgaagagaggttgaaaaatggttgtgaaaaaataaattatgactgGTTTTGGTGCACAAATGTAATAAGCAGGCctcaaaatacaagaaaattgtagcctatgggccctttaatgtatAACCTGGAATTACCTGAATGTTTATTAATTCACAAACAATCATTTATGAATAATGCAAttataaatatcattttttcaaatgatgtttggattataaaatgtgtacatatttatatacacagacaatatataaaatgatcaagtgTAATGTATAAAATTACACTGGATTAGAAATTGTTAGTTTTGATAATCAGTACTTGGAGCATATTTGTTTAATTGCCAATCAGTTAACATGACATAACATGTATTTATTccaacataaaatgtgtgaCAGTGATTTCATCCTTGCTACTGATATGTAGTCAAGGGACGTTTAGATACTAAGGTCATTTTATAGAGCCGTGAACCATGACTAAAGATTTAATATACAAGAGTTTGGGCCTGTTGGCTATGCTTCCaatatcaggttaaacagagatCATAGATGGTGTATAGCAATGAAGGACACAAAATTCCCATATACATCCTGAATTTTTATTGGAACATTTTcttaaaactgcttaaaaatatACTTAGATATAAAGATGGTAACTAAATGTTGTGAACAAGGGGGTAAACAGCTCTAGATTTattcaaaaagaagaaaaactgttGTACTGGACCCCACACTCATGTATGAAAGACACAGGCAACAGAAAGTCACTGAAATTGTAGAGACAAAATTTTTTTTAGCAGCGACCAGGAATCAGAGAAGACATTCTCTGAAGCCACTTACCGTTATACTGATTTGCAAAGGGCCTTCTTTGTGGAGGCCCATACTGATAAACTGAGGAGCTATTCAGAACCGAGTACAAGGCTTTAAACCGCCAAGCCCACAAGCACCTCTCAAAACAAATATGCAGTAATATAAATCCAAATGAGGAGAAACAGAGACGCTACTTTCTGTGAAACTTGTAAAATACAAGGCTTTTCAGCTCCTTTGGTCCATAAAATCAAAGTGTACATGTTGCAAGTTAATCAGCCAGGGGAAAGAgccttgttttaaaaaatgatctaTCGTTCAGTGGTGAAAATACTGCCTGCGTCTTTAACCTCAGGTCAATAGcggaggaaaaaaggaaatgaagtgGCATCCAACATGAGAGAATTAAATGAATGGAGGATATGGATAAACAAGGAGGGAAACTGTGACCACGATCAAACCAGAACATCGCAGGACGGGTAAGATGGAGTAATAGCTGCAGTGTTTCACTCGCCCTTGGTGACCAGATCCTCAATATAGGCATCCAGTTCATCATCGCTGCTGATTTCAATATCCTACAGGAAAACAATAAGAAATCATCACTAAATCTAGATCATTCTACCATGACAGCATGTCTTCAGTGTGAGTATCTGAGGGTGTTAATGCATGATGTGTTTGAGTGAATGCAGTAGTTCAGACCTCCTGGACTTTCTGCAGCAGTGCGACAATGTTAGTTCGAAGCTTGCGGAGCTTCTCTTCAGATTCTCTGAGCCTGGCCTCTGCTCCGCTGCTCTTCTCTTCTACAGCCCGAGCTCGAGACTCGGCACGGCTCTGGTATGAGTTACATAGACTCTGCAGCCCTGCCTCATATTGCTGGAAATACTCTTTCTGCAACAAACACGACCACACAACATAGTCAATGCTGAACTGGCATAAAAATGCACAATAAATGTTATACACCAAGTGAGGAAGTGTGAAAATGTACAGATAACCATAGCTCACAGTTCACTTCAGGCATTTTCAcaccaataaataaaaatgatgataaaatgtGTGCTTACAGATTTGCAACTGTACTGCACTGCTTGGTGTGAGCAAGTTTTCCCAAACATATTAGAAAATTGTAAAGTGATCATAGAAAACTCAACAGTGTTCAACACACTGTTTCAATCAATGCAACAGAATGGGGAAACATAACTTTAAGAATGTTTTATACTCACAATGGGGAAAGCCACAAGGTCCTCAGCACTCATTGTATTTAGAGAGTCTTTTGGGATTCGAAAATCAGGTGGGAAAAAGTACCGCAGCAATGTCCTAAAATGAACGCACACAGCGTAACGTGGTTAAGTCGGTGCAAATACAGAAAACCTCATACCACAATTTACTCAAGCCACACTGTCATTGTTTCAAAACAGAACTGAAACCAGTGAAACTAAAGCAGACATACAAAAAAAGGACATACTCATGCATGTCCACCTTCTACATACTACCACAAAGATTCACAAACATCTATTACCTACCTCATCATGGTAACAAGGCCCTCTGTAGTTTCCCTGCTTGGCCCGCTCTGGGTCGTATCAGGTTCAGCTGCCGTGGGCGGTGTCACAGACCGTGCTGGAACCTGATTAGTGTCTGGACTCCGTGATTCTGGTGAAGCAGGGCGCATGAGGCGGACATCATCACTGCCTTTAAACACcctaaaaaagtaaacaaacataataatagtaaaacatATAGAATGCATGCaagtttttagtttagtttatccataaaatatgaca
This window encodes:
- the LOC108428357 gene encoding glucose-dependent insulinotropic receptor-like; its protein translation is MSLNSSTVPLSVDFSSPGDYFIFLYHIVFATCSTLLAGSVVLGILSTRSLRAQNRFIFMLNTSASDTLTGLSVYYLGLFDVQEGYPSRNGTYYILPSFMGVNVMTFLFAQFDRYLAVCHPFFYTRFITRGFVIACCAFSWFYTYLILAVQNLLPVAQAVKMSAFGIMTLQVIVVFKVLMTIKLYFIAKHQLARELPSPERDSKKESLRIIVFVVICFLLLWGPSFVNIMVRYLSSGGLRFRNEATNAFAIMARFNALSTPALYIWGSPALRSAVWARVWRSGCRTRTTDRSEHRTQRFPCTHVSAHGELS